The Scophthalmus maximus strain ysfricsl-2021 chromosome 7, ASM2237912v1, whole genome shotgun sequence genome includes a window with the following:
- the ctcf gene encoding transcriptional repressor CTCF isoform X2: MDGGPTEGVEVPSIQAIHSQDAMVADLLQQAAEAGGVVEGQAGVILDQGHGEGLVAATQAQQQLMEAGVAVGVDGATGVEMMVMDSLDPTLLQMKTEVMDAAVGGSSAAVGVVGGVAGSAHQATVTTVDQTQIITLQVVNMEEQAALGLGELQLVQVPVSASTVEALQQGTFVDTTAMPKDGDPVICHTLPLPEGFQVVKVGANGEVETVEQEEEGVIAHPEEEEDEEVGNQLLDEVEDGPIQTQNDDPNWAKDPDYQPPCGAAKKSKKGKKNRLRYGEGDKDMDVSVYDFEEEQQEGLLSEVNAEKVVGNMKPPKPTKIKKKGVKKTFQCELCSYTCPRRSNLDRHMKSHTDERPHKCHLCGRAFRTVTLLRNHLNTHTGTRPHKCTDCDMAFVTSGELVRHRRYKHTHEKPFKCSMCDYASVEVSKLKRHIRSHTGERPFQCSLCSYASRDTYKLKRHMRTHSGEKPYECYICHARFTQSGTMKMHILQKHTENVAKFHCPHCDTVIARKSDLGVHLRKQHSFIETGKKCRYCDAVFHERYALIQHQKSHKNEKRFKCDMCDYCCRQERHMVMHRRTHTGEKPYACSQCEKTFRQKQLLDMHFKRYHDPNFVPTAFVCPKCSKTFTRRNTMARHADNCNGEVEDAENGTPTPKRGRRGRKRKMRSRRDEDDSEEDNADPDDDEDGEGEEESSLQQEDEEPESMELDQAPAAIPIPAPDEPPVKRKRGRPPKNAPKLPTPSKSARVAAKTTASAAAIIQVEDESTGAVENIIVKKEEEADASAVTPLDEGVALTVEGVGLDGEGEGEGVETVELAVNEDTAAAAAAAANGDLTPEMILSMMDR; the protein is encoded by the exons ATGGACGGAGGGCCAACAGAGGGTGTGGAGGTCCCCTCCATCCAGGCCATTCACAGCCAGGACGCCATGGTTGCAGACCTCCTCCAACAAGCTGCAGAGGCTGGGGGTGTGGTCGAGGGACAAGCTGGAGTCATCCTTGATCAAG gtcATGGGGAAGGATTGGTAGCAGCCACCCAGGCCCAGCAGCAGCTAATGGAAGCCGGGGTGGCGGTCGGTGTAGACGGGGCAACAGGGGTTGAAATGATGGTCATGGACTCACTAGATCCCACCCTGCTGCAGATGAAGACCGAG GTGATGGATGCTGCAGTGGGGGGGTCGTCAGCGGCTGTGGGTGTAGTTGGAGGGGTAGCGGGGTCTGCTCACCAAGCAACTGTAACAACAGTGGACCAGACTCAGATCATCACACTGCAG GTGGTAAACATGGAGGAGCAGGCAGCTTTGGGCCTGGGGGAGCTGCAGCTGGTTCAGGTGCCCGTCTCTGCCTCCACCGTGGAGGCCCTGCAGCAAGGCACCTTTGTTGACACCACTGCGATGCCGAAGGATGGCGACCCGGTCATCTGCCACACTCTGCCACTGCCGGAGGGCTTTCAG GTAGTTAAGGTCGGTGCCAACGGggaggtggagacggtggaacaggaagaggagggagtcATAGCCCAccctgaagaggaagaagatgaggaggtggGGAACCAGCTGCTGGATGAAGTGGAAGACGGGCCCATTCAGACTCAGAACGATGACCCAAACTGGGCCAAAGATCCAGACTACCAGCCTCCATGTGGAGCAGCCAAGAAGTCCAAAAAG ggaaAGAAGAATCGCCTACGTTACGGTGAAGGAGATAAGGACATGGACGTCAGTGTCTATGACtttgaggaagagcagcaggagggtcTTCTGTCTGAGGTCAATGCTGAGAAAGTGGTGGGCAACATGAAACCACCCAAACCTACAAAGATCAAGAAGAAAG GAGTGAAGAAGACGTTTCAGTGTGAGCTGTGCAGCTACACCTGCCCCCGACGCTCCAACCTGGACCGACACATGAAGAGCCACACGGACGAGAGACCCCACAAGTGTCACCTTTGTGGCAGAGCCTTCAGGACCGTCACCTTGCTAAGAAaccacctcaacacacacactg GAACTCGtccacacaaatgcacagactGCGATATGGCGTTTGTGACGAGCGGAGAGCTGGTTCGTCATCGTcgctacaaacacacacacgagaaacCCTTCAAGTGCTCCATGTGCGACTACGCCAGTGTGGAG GTGAGCAAACTAAAGCGCCACATCCGGTCCCACACCGGCGAGCGTCCGTTCCAGTGCAGTTTGTGCAGCTACGCCAGCAGAGACACGTACAAGCTGAAAAGACACATGAGGACACACTCAG GAGAGAAACCGTACGAGTGCTACATATGTCACGCCCGATTCACCCAGAGTGGGACCATGAAGATGCACATTCTGCAGAAACACACGGAGAACGTGGCCAAATTCCACTGTCCCCACTGTGACACGGTCATCGCACGCAAGAGTGACCTGG GTGTCCATCTTCGTAAGCAGCACTCGTTCATTGAGACGGGAAAGAAATGTCGTTACTGCGATGCAGTGTTCCACGAGCGCTACGCTCTGATCCAGCACCAGAAGTCCCACAAGAACGAGAAGAGGTTCAAGTGTGACATGTGTGACTACTGCTGCCGTCAG GAGCGGCACATGGTAATGCACCGTCGAACCCACACCGGAGAGAAACCATACGCCTGCAGCCAGTGTGAGAAGACCTTCAGACAGAAGCAGTTGCTGGACATGCACTTCAAACGCTACCACGACCCCAACTTTGTCCCCACCGCCTTCGTCTGCCCCAAGTGTAGCAAGACGTTCACTCGCCGG AATACCATGGCGCGGCACGCCGACAACTGCAACGGTGAGGTGGAGGATGCTGAGAACGGAACTCCGACCCCAAAGagaggcagaagaggaagaaagaggaagatgaggagcaggagggatgaagatgaCAGTG agGAGGATAACGCTGATCCCGATGACGACGAGGacggggaaggagaggaggaatcaTCACTGCAGCAGGAAGACGAGGAGCCAGAGAGTATGGAGCTGGACCAGGCCCCCGCCGCCATCCCAATACCAGCCCCCGACGAGCCACCAGTCAAGAGGAAACGAGGCCGTCCCCCCAAGAATGCCCCAAAGCTCCCTACACCCAGCAAGTCAGCGAGGGTGGCTGCCAAGACGACGGCTTCTG CTGCTGCCATCATCCAGGTAGAGGACGAGAGCACCGGGGCGGTGGAGAACATCATcgtgaagaaggaggaggaggccgatgCCTCTGCTGTGACGCCCCTGGACGAGGGGGTGGCCCTGACcgtggagggggtggggctggacggggagggggagggggagggggtggagactGTTGAGCTGGCTGTGAACGAGGATACAGCGGcggccgctgctgccgctgccaacGGCGACCTGACACCAGAGATGATCCTGAGCATGATGGACCGGTGA
- the ctcf gene encoding transcriptional repressor CTCF isoform X1 has translation MTTVHLSLIFQFLPRMDGGPTEGVEVPSIQAIHSQDAMVADLLQQAAEAGGVVEGQAGVILDQGHGEGLVAATQAQQQLMEAGVAVGVDGATGVEMMVMDSLDPTLLQMKTEVMDAAVGGSSAAVGVVGGVAGSAHQATVTTVDQTQIITLQVVNMEEQAALGLGELQLVQVPVSASTVEALQQGTFVDTTAMPKDGDPVICHTLPLPEGFQVVKVGANGEVETVEQEEEGVIAHPEEEEDEEVGNQLLDEVEDGPIQTQNDDPNWAKDPDYQPPCGAAKKSKKGKKNRLRYGEGDKDMDVSVYDFEEEQQEGLLSEVNAEKVVGNMKPPKPTKIKKKGVKKTFQCELCSYTCPRRSNLDRHMKSHTDERPHKCHLCGRAFRTVTLLRNHLNTHTGTRPHKCTDCDMAFVTSGELVRHRRYKHTHEKPFKCSMCDYASVEVSKLKRHIRSHTGERPFQCSLCSYASRDTYKLKRHMRTHSGEKPYECYICHARFTQSGTMKMHILQKHTENVAKFHCPHCDTVIARKSDLGVHLRKQHSFIETGKKCRYCDAVFHERYALIQHQKSHKNEKRFKCDMCDYCCRQERHMVMHRRTHTGEKPYACSQCEKTFRQKQLLDMHFKRYHDPNFVPTAFVCPKCSKTFTRRNTMARHADNCNGEVEDAENGTPTPKRGRRGRKRKMRSRRDEDDSEEDNADPDDDEDGEGEEESSLQQEDEEPESMELDQAPAAIPIPAPDEPPVKRKRGRPPKNAPKLPTPSKSARVAAKTTASAAAIIQVEDESTGAVENIIVKKEEEADASAVTPLDEGVALTVEGVGLDGEGEGEGVETVELAVNEDTAAAAAAAANGDLTPEMILSMMDR, from the exons ATGACAACAGTCCATTTATCGTTGATATTCCAG TTCCTACCCAGAATGGACGGAGGGCCAACAGAGGGTGTGGAGGTCCCCTCCATCCAGGCCATTCACAGCCAGGACGCCATGGTTGCAGACCTCCTCCAACAAGCTGCAGAGGCTGGGGGTGTGGTCGAGGGACAAGCTGGAGTCATCCTTGATCAAG gtcATGGGGAAGGATTGGTAGCAGCCACCCAGGCCCAGCAGCAGCTAATGGAAGCCGGGGTGGCGGTCGGTGTAGACGGGGCAACAGGGGTTGAAATGATGGTCATGGACTCACTAGATCCCACCCTGCTGCAGATGAAGACCGAG GTGATGGATGCTGCAGTGGGGGGGTCGTCAGCGGCTGTGGGTGTAGTTGGAGGGGTAGCGGGGTCTGCTCACCAAGCAACTGTAACAACAGTGGACCAGACTCAGATCATCACACTGCAG GTGGTAAACATGGAGGAGCAGGCAGCTTTGGGCCTGGGGGAGCTGCAGCTGGTTCAGGTGCCCGTCTCTGCCTCCACCGTGGAGGCCCTGCAGCAAGGCACCTTTGTTGACACCACTGCGATGCCGAAGGATGGCGACCCGGTCATCTGCCACACTCTGCCACTGCCGGAGGGCTTTCAG GTAGTTAAGGTCGGTGCCAACGGggaggtggagacggtggaacaggaagaggagggagtcATAGCCCAccctgaagaggaagaagatgaggaggtggGGAACCAGCTGCTGGATGAAGTGGAAGACGGGCCCATTCAGACTCAGAACGATGACCCAAACTGGGCCAAAGATCCAGACTACCAGCCTCCATGTGGAGCAGCCAAGAAGTCCAAAAAG ggaaAGAAGAATCGCCTACGTTACGGTGAAGGAGATAAGGACATGGACGTCAGTGTCTATGACtttgaggaagagcagcaggagggtcTTCTGTCTGAGGTCAATGCTGAGAAAGTGGTGGGCAACATGAAACCACCCAAACCTACAAAGATCAAGAAGAAAG GAGTGAAGAAGACGTTTCAGTGTGAGCTGTGCAGCTACACCTGCCCCCGACGCTCCAACCTGGACCGACACATGAAGAGCCACACGGACGAGAGACCCCACAAGTGTCACCTTTGTGGCAGAGCCTTCAGGACCGTCACCTTGCTAAGAAaccacctcaacacacacactg GAACTCGtccacacaaatgcacagactGCGATATGGCGTTTGTGACGAGCGGAGAGCTGGTTCGTCATCGTcgctacaaacacacacacgagaaacCCTTCAAGTGCTCCATGTGCGACTACGCCAGTGTGGAG GTGAGCAAACTAAAGCGCCACATCCGGTCCCACACCGGCGAGCGTCCGTTCCAGTGCAGTTTGTGCAGCTACGCCAGCAGAGACACGTACAAGCTGAAAAGACACATGAGGACACACTCAG GAGAGAAACCGTACGAGTGCTACATATGTCACGCCCGATTCACCCAGAGTGGGACCATGAAGATGCACATTCTGCAGAAACACACGGAGAACGTGGCCAAATTCCACTGTCCCCACTGTGACACGGTCATCGCACGCAAGAGTGACCTGG GTGTCCATCTTCGTAAGCAGCACTCGTTCATTGAGACGGGAAAGAAATGTCGTTACTGCGATGCAGTGTTCCACGAGCGCTACGCTCTGATCCAGCACCAGAAGTCCCACAAGAACGAGAAGAGGTTCAAGTGTGACATGTGTGACTACTGCTGCCGTCAG GAGCGGCACATGGTAATGCACCGTCGAACCCACACCGGAGAGAAACCATACGCCTGCAGCCAGTGTGAGAAGACCTTCAGACAGAAGCAGTTGCTGGACATGCACTTCAAACGCTACCACGACCCCAACTTTGTCCCCACCGCCTTCGTCTGCCCCAAGTGTAGCAAGACGTTCACTCGCCGG AATACCATGGCGCGGCACGCCGACAACTGCAACGGTGAGGTGGAGGATGCTGAGAACGGAACTCCGACCCCAAAGagaggcagaagaggaagaaagaggaagatgaggagcaggagggatgaagatgaCAGTG agGAGGATAACGCTGATCCCGATGACGACGAGGacggggaaggagaggaggaatcaTCACTGCAGCAGGAAGACGAGGAGCCAGAGAGTATGGAGCTGGACCAGGCCCCCGCCGCCATCCCAATACCAGCCCCCGACGAGCCACCAGTCAAGAGGAAACGAGGCCGTCCCCCCAAGAATGCCCCAAAGCTCCCTACACCCAGCAAGTCAGCGAGGGTGGCTGCCAAGACGACGGCTTCTG CTGCTGCCATCATCCAGGTAGAGGACGAGAGCACCGGGGCGGTGGAGAACATCATcgtgaagaaggaggaggaggccgatgCCTCTGCTGTGACGCCCCTGGACGAGGGGGTGGCCCTGACcgtggagggggtggggctggacggggagggggagggggagggggtggagactGTTGAGCTGGCTGTGAACGAGGATACAGCGGcggccgctgctgccgctgccaacGGCGACCTGACACCAGAGATGATCCTGAGCATGATGGACCGGTGA